One region of candidate division KSB1 bacterium genomic DNA includes:
- a CDS encoding DUF2442 domain-containing protein translates to MYIELTDGRTIGSPADRFKILKEATDEQLKEVTLRLNGYALRWESLDEDITVPGIVAGNFQLPPEGWANTLTLEHTNTFLTEGR, encoded by the coding sequence ATTTATATTGAGTTGACGGATGGTCGTACGATAGGGTCCCCGGCAGACCGCTTTAAAATCTTAAAAGAAGCAACAGATGAACAGCTAAAAGAAGTTACTCTCAGATTAAATGGTTACGCATTGAGATGGGAATCTTTGGACGAAGATATTACCGTGCCGGGTATTGTCGCGGGTAACTTTCAGCTACCGCCAGAAGGATGGGCAAACACTTTAACACTCGAACACACTAACACTTTTTTAACGGAGGGAAGATGA